One stretch of Roseimicrobium sp. ORNL1 DNA includes these proteins:
- a CDS encoding inverse autotransporter beta domain-containing protein, giving the protein MRGQFSLCGLFPFLRRPASALLPLLGLMLGSGSTLLAGPEPVVKADEKSAKAVTIHDQWSLPGIFGGGVKTTDEYTEGNVFLVLPVISTVGQDGLLSGDVLFIEPYSSWGEQGEVAASLGFGWRHYFTTQSVSAVTKHDGHQAGIFEEGVYVGANFFVDMLDTEIDNQFWQLGVGAEIGTRYFEIRGNYYIPLTERKLVLEQRSKQTFTNSSTSLSQQVSGEPFATGNTVQQELTTTTLATTTTSTTTIEQLFRLYEEGMEGWDVQASLLVPGLDRWMDVFFIGGYYSFDNQPFGPQTGGTGNVEGWKAGVEVRPVPAVVLNATWYEDERYVGSDWLYGLRLEIPFEMGDLGDGKGFWDRVGESFTPRRRHLAERLVEPVRRQNEAIKVGNDTEQKVDVDTSVQRVTKVVAQSSQRVVLQEDIVFVNNGAAVGNGIGAGSASGTGTAEQPFDTIVAGGTLAGTKSVQTNRVWNVYTQGGVDYSADVFLPSNFSQQVKFIGSGTPIPGLGGRTFGTGPRPKVTAPNGISAQWGKYIGIYGYDFNSSPLYIRGVEQSEIVGNHFYGTAPVKVEAGGSLSGEKTLVKDNLIANELGVQLFTIIGSIEADIVNNVFERTIWGVNLSAWYGGTIKANITGNTINYTVSGINVDARGFPGSFGTVEATVTGNTIRSVTDENYARVLRYNADGKMDLTFEGNILTERWGHLIEGTSSGGQDNSLKFLGNQITNGTFVMYNHPTDGTTMDFTAIGNVFTNSNLQLTDLTGVTVTDNVFHNPERPTTAIQIESNGAHALDAVIQRNQIYNPKGTGVALAATTNASVVVTISDNAFTGATDSGGVLINSNGSAEVTAHVENNTMTGLQYGVSMRSWNDALGITAYVRGNEISHTTGEAVRLATDSQGYIWAEVANNYLLHSGGDGVQLFAADYSHLIAHVSANAITDAQRRGIYVEARYLADVLVNPAANVITNSRGAGIEWQSLGEAVGGIIHSNLFEANTITGAGNGGIVLVSGNEGALTVKAFNLNTITNTVAGSHLSIERGGAGEMTIQGTLNNTATPTPNPTAGDTLKVDGTPTLNFLLNSSVITVPVTVP; this is encoded by the coding sequence GTCAGTTCTCCCTGTGCGGTTTGTTTCCCTTTCTCCGTCGTCCTGCCTCTGCGCTTCTGCCCTTGCTGGGGCTGATGCTGGGCAGTGGTTCAACGCTCCTGGCGGGGCCGGAACCAGTGGTAAAGGCGGATGAGAAGAGCGCGAAGGCGGTGACCATCCACGACCAGTGGAGCCTGCCAGGCATCTTCGGCGGTGGGGTGAAGACGACGGATGAGTACACGGAGGGGAATGTGTTTCTCGTGCTGCCGGTCATCAGCACGGTGGGACAGGATGGTTTGCTCAGTGGGGATGTCCTTTTCATCGAGCCCTACAGCTCGTGGGGTGAGCAAGGAGAAGTGGCGGCGAGCCTGGGCTTCGGGTGGCGGCACTACTTCACCACACAGAGTGTCAGCGCGGTGACGAAGCATGATGGGCATCAAGCGGGCATCTTCGAAGAAGGCGTGTATGTGGGCGCGAACTTCTTCGTCGACATGCTGGACACGGAGATCGACAACCAATTCTGGCAGCTCGGCGTGGGTGCGGAGATTGGCACGCGGTACTTTGAGATTCGGGGGAACTACTACATCCCGCTCACGGAGCGGAAGCTCGTGCTGGAGCAGCGCTCGAAGCAGACCTTTACCAACAGCAGCACGAGCCTGAGCCAGCAAGTGAGCGGAGAGCCCTTCGCCACGGGGAATACCGTCCAGCAGGAGCTGACGACCACCACCCTTGCCACGACGACGACGAGCACGACGACGATTGAGCAGCTCTTCCGCCTGTATGAGGAAGGCATGGAGGGCTGGGATGTGCAGGCCTCGCTGCTGGTGCCGGGGCTCGATAGGTGGATGGATGTGTTCTTCATCGGTGGCTACTACTCTTTCGACAATCAACCCTTTGGTCCGCAGACCGGTGGCACGGGAAATGTGGAAGGCTGGAAGGCTGGCGTGGAAGTGCGCCCGGTACCGGCGGTGGTGCTGAATGCGACGTGGTATGAAGACGAGCGCTACGTGGGCAGTGACTGGCTGTATGGCCTGCGCCTGGAGATTCCCTTTGAGATGGGTGACCTGGGCGATGGCAAGGGATTCTGGGACCGTGTGGGAGAATCCTTCACGCCGCGTCGTCGCCACCTCGCGGAGCGCCTGGTGGAGCCGGTGCGGAGACAGAATGAAGCCATCAAGGTGGGCAATGACACTGAGCAGAAGGTGGACGTGGACACCTCCGTGCAGCGCGTGACGAAGGTGGTGGCGCAGAGCTCGCAGCGCGTGGTGCTGCAGGAGGACATCGTCTTCGTGAACAACGGGGCGGCCGTGGGCAATGGCATCGGCGCGGGCAGTGCGAGTGGCACCGGCACGGCGGAGCAGCCGTTTGATACCATCGTGGCCGGCGGCACTCTGGCGGGAACCAAGTCTGTGCAGACCAACCGCGTGTGGAATGTGTATACGCAGGGCGGTGTGGACTACAGTGCCGATGTCTTCCTCCCCAGCAACTTCAGCCAGCAGGTGAAGTTCATCGGAAGCGGCACCCCTATCCCAGGGCTGGGAGGCCGGACCTTCGGCACAGGACCCAGGCCGAAGGTGACTGCGCCGAATGGCATCAGTGCCCAATGGGGAAAGTACATCGGCATCTACGGATATGACTTCAACTCAAGCCCCCTCTACATCCGAGGGGTTGAGCAGAGCGAAATCGTGGGCAACCATTTCTATGGGACCGCACCGGTCAAGGTCGAAGCCGGCGGTTCCCTGAGTGGGGAGAAGACGCTCGTGAAGGACAACCTGATCGCGAATGAATTGGGCGTGCAACTCTTCACCATCATTGGCAGCATTGAGGCGGACATCGTCAACAACGTGTTCGAGAGAACCATTTGGGGCGTGAACCTGTCAGCCTGGTACGGCGGCACGATCAAAGCCAACATCACGGGGAACACCATCAACTACACCGTTTCTGGCATCAATGTCGACGCCAGGGGATTCCCCGGCAGCTTCGGCACGGTGGAAGCCACGGTGACAGGGAATACGATTCGCAGCGTCACGGATGAAAACTACGCCCGCGTGCTGAGATACAACGCTGATGGAAAAATGGACCTGACCTTCGAGGGGAACATCCTGACCGAACGCTGGGGCCATCTCATCGAGGGCACCAGTTCCGGTGGGCAGGACAATTCTCTCAAGTTCCTGGGCAATCAGATCACCAACGGCACCTTTGTGATGTACAATCACCCCACCGATGGCACCACCATGGACTTCACCGCCATCGGCAACGTCTTCACGAACTCCAACCTGCAACTGACGGATTTGACCGGAGTGACGGTGACGGACAATGTCTTCCACAATCCCGAAAGGCCGACGACGGCCATCCAGATTGAATCCAACGGCGCCCACGCGCTTGATGCGGTGATCCAGCGCAACCAGATCTACAACCCCAAGGGAACAGGTGTCGCCCTTGCTGCCACGACCAATGCCAGTGTGGTAGTCACGATCTCGGACAATGCCTTTACCGGTGCTACGGATAGTGGCGGTGTGCTCATCAACTCCAATGGCTCTGCGGAGGTGACAGCGCATGTGGAGAATAACACGATGACCGGCCTGCAATATGGCGTGAGCATGCGCTCGTGGAATGATGCCCTGGGCATCACCGCCTACGTCCGGGGCAATGAAATCTCCCACACCACTGGGGAAGCGGTGCGGCTCGCTACCGATTCCCAGGGATACATCTGGGCGGAGGTGGCGAACAACTACCTCCTTCATTCAGGTGGCGATGGCGTGCAACTGTTTGCCGCCGACTACTCCCACCTGATTGCCCATGTGTCGGCGAACGCCATCACGGACGCGCAACGCCGCGGCATCTATGTGGAGGCACGCTATCTGGCGGACGTGCTGGTGAATCCCGCAGCCAATGTGATCACCAACAGCCGCGGGGCCGGCATCGAGTGGCAGTCGCTGGGCGAGGCCGTGGGCGGCATCATCCACTCGAATCTGTTCGAGGCCAACACCATCACCGGCGCCGGCAACGGTGGCATCGTGCTGGTGAGCGGGAATGAAGGAGCACTGACGGTGAAAGCCTTCAACTTGAATACCATCACCAACACGGTCGCAGGATCTCACCTGTCGATTGAGCGCGGAGGAGCGGGCGAGATGACGATCCAGGGCACGCTGAACAACACAGCCACTCCTACACCGAATCCCACGGCTGGAGACACGCTGAAGGTTGATGGCACACCGACACTGAACTTCCTGCTGAACAGCTCTGTGATCACGGTGCCGGTGACGGTGCCGTGA